GCTTGGTCCAAGCACAGAATACTGACGTGGCGGCGCTGCGCGCGCTGCCGCGCGAGGAGCTCGCAGAAGACCTGCTCAGCCGGAGCCCGAGCGAACTCGCCGAGCTGTTGAGCCGGCTGGGGGATGACGCGCTCGCGGAGATCGTTGCCGAGCTCGATCCTGCCGACGCGGCACGGCTTTTGGGGAAACTGAGCCGCGCCCAGGCAGCGGCGCTGCTCGAAGAGATGGACCCCGACGATGCCGTCGACATTGCCGGCGAACTCGAGGACGATGATGCCGAGGCGATCTTCATCGAGATGAACCCCCATGACGTCGAGGAGTTACGCCGGCTGATGAATTACCCGCCGGACAGCGCCGGCGGGATCATGACGACAGATTACGTCGCGATCAGTCCCGATCTCACTGCCGATGAGGCCTTAGTCGCGCTGCGCGCCGTGGCGGAGGAAGCGGAGACAATCTACTACATCTACGTCACCGACCCGGCAACGAACCGGCTGCTCGGGGTGCTCTCCCTGCGCAATCTCGTCCTCACTCGGCCGGAGACCCCGGTCCGCGACCTCATGGTGACGGAGATCGTCAAGACCCGCGTCGATGCCGACCAAGAGGAAGCCGTTCGCCTCCTCGACCGGTACGGGCTCCTCGCGCTGCCGGTCGTCGACGAGGAGGACCGCCTTGTCGGCATTATCACCGCCGATGACGCCGCTAGCGTCCTGATGGAGGAGGCAGGAGAGGACATCGAGCGCCTCGGCGGCTCGCAACCGCTCGAAGAGCCGTATCTTCGGGCATCGATCCTGCATCTCGTCCGAAAGCGGCTTCCTTGGCTGCTCATCCTCTTTGTCGGCGGCGCCTACACCGGAACGGTGATCGCGGCGTTCGAGGAGACGATCTCCCAAGTGGTGGCGCTGACATTTTTCATCCCGATGCTGATCGGCACCGGCGGCAATGCCGGATCGCAAATCGTGACGACCCTCGTTCGAGCGCTCGGCATGGGCGAAGTCAATCTGGGTCACCTCGGGCGCGTCCTCTGGCGCGAAGTGCGGGTCGCGGCGCTGCTCGGCACTGCGATGGGGATAGCGACCTACATCCGCGCCTGGACCTTGGGGGTCGGGGTCGAGATCGGCCCGGTTGTTGCCCTTTCGACCGTGACCATCGTTCTCTGGGCGGCGATCGTCTCCTCGCTCTTGCCCCTGCTGATCAGCCGGACCCGGATCGACCCTGCGGTCGTCTCGACCCCATTTATTACGACCCTCGTCGACGGCACCGGCCTGCTTATCTACTTCGTTATCGCGAGCAGGCTGCTGGGGATCTAGCGCCCGTTACGGGATCGGCTGCGTCGGAAGGAGCGGCTCGGCCGGGGAGTCGACGTTGCGGGTCCTCCCGGTCACCTCGCCGGCGCGGATGCGGGCGATCCAGTCCTCATCGACCGGGGTCTCTTTCAGCACGGGCAGAACGCGCGTCGCGAACCGTTCGATCGAAGCGCGCACGATCCGGTCCTCGAGATGGCCGAAGGCGAACCAGCACATCAGATTGCGGAAGCCGAGGCGGGCGAAGGGGCGAAGACGCTCGATCACTTCGTCCGCAGTTCCGGCAATGAGCCAGTTTTTGAGGTAGCCGATCTTGCGCTGCTCAAGGTCGGTTTTGGAGAGGTCGTCGATGCCGACATTCGCTTTCGCGCTCTT
Above is a genomic segment from Dehalococcoidia bacterium containing:
- the mgtE gene encoding magnesium transporter → MAALRALPREELAEDLLSRSPSELAELLSRLGDDALAEIVAELDPADAARLLGKLSRAQAAALLEEMDPDDAVDIAGELEDDDAEAIFIEMNPHDVEELRRLMNYPPDSAGGIMTTDYVAISPDLTADEALVALRAVAEEAETIYYIYVTDPATNRLLGVLSLRNLVLTRPETPVRDLMVTEIVKTRVDADQEEAVRLLDRYGLLALPVVDEEDRLVGIITADDAASVLMEEAGEDIERLGGSQPLEEPYLRASILHLVRKRLPWLLILFVGGAYTGTVIAAFEETISQVVALTFFIPMLIGTGGNAGSQIVTTLVRALGMGEVNLGHLGRVLWREVRVAALLGTAMGIATYIRAWTLGVGVEIGPVVALSTVTIVLWAAIVSSLLPLLISRTRIDPAVVSTPFITTLVDGTGLLIYFVIASRLLGI